The Saccopteryx leptura isolate mSacLep1 chromosome 2, mSacLep1_pri_phased_curated, whole genome shotgun sequence genome has a window encoding:
- the ZNF202 gene encoding zinc finger protein 202 — protein MATALEPEDQDLWEEEGILMVKLEDDFTCRPESVLQRDDPVLETSHQNFRRFRYQEAASPREALVRLRELCHQWLRPERRTKEQILELLVLEQFLTVLPGDLQSWVRGQRPESGEEAVTLVEGLQKQPRRPRRWVTVHVHGQEVLSEETVHPGAEAESPSELQDPAQTLTPEQPREERTQSPDLGAPEEQSLCQQLEFQPLQEREVPVPQDPGLPEERDAGNPEVVALLTALSQGLVTFKDVTVCFSQDQWSDLDPTQKEFYGEYVLEEDCGIVVSLSFPIPRLEEVPHVREEEPLVPDTLEPQEPEILSFTYTGERSEDEEEFLEQDLSLEDLHASVLGDPEIHQTPDWEIVFEDDPDGPNERRFGTDISQMNSFTSIQETIAAPSLLGRHHECSVCGKSFTCNSHLVRHLRTHTGEKPYKCMECGKSYTRSSHLARHQKVHKLGNAYKFPLNRKNLNVTSAAVPAQKAPAVEKPYRCEDCGKHFRWTSDLVRHQRTHTGEKPFFCTICGKSFSQKSVLTTHQRIHLGGRPYLCGECGEDFSDHRRYLAHRKTHAAEEVYLCSECGHCFNHGAAFAKHLRGHASVRPCRCNECGKSFNRRDHLVRHQRTHTGEKPFTCPTCGKSFSRGYHLIRHQRTHSDKTS, from the exons ATGGCTACTGCCTTGGAACCAGAGGACCAGGATCTTTGGGAAGAAGAGGGGATTCTAATGGTGAAATTGGAAGATGATTTCACCTGTAGGCCAGAATCTGTCTTACAGAGGGATGACCCCGTGCTTGAGACCTCGCACCAGAACTTCCGACGCTTTCGCTACCAGGAGGCAGCAAGCCCTCGGGAAGCTCTCGTTCGACTCCGAGAACTTTGCcatcagtggctgaggccagagaGGCGGACAAAGGAGCAGATCCTAGAGCTGCTTGTGCTGGAGCAATTCCTCACTGTCCTGCCGGGAGACCTGCAGAGCTGGGTGCGGGGCCAGCGGCCAGAGAGTGGCGAGGAGGCAGTGACGCTGGTGGAGGGTTTGCAGAAACAACCCAGGAGACCAAGGCGGTGG GTGACTGTCCATGTTCATGGCCAGGAGGTCCTGTCCGAGGAGACAGTGCATCCAGGAGCAGAGGCTGAGTCACCTAGTGAGCTGCAGGATCCCGCGCAGACCCTGACCCCCGAGCAGCCCCGTGAGGAGAGGACTCAGAGCCCAGATCTGGGGGCACCAGAGGAGCAGAGCCTGTGCCAGCAATTGGAGTTCCAGCCCCTGCAGGAGCGCG AGGTCCCAGTGCCCCAGGACCCCGGCCTTCCTGAGGAGAGGGATGCTGGAAACCCAGAGGTGGTGGCCCTGCTCACTGCTCTGTCACAG GGGTTGGTGACGTTCAAGGATGTGACAGTTTGCTTCTCTCAGGACCAGTGGAGTGATCTGGACCCAACACAGAAAGAGTTCTATGGAGAGTATGTCTTGGAAGAAGACTGTGGAATTGTGGTCTCCTTGT CGTTTCCCATCCCCAGGCTGGAAGAGGTCCCCCACGTTAGAGAGGAAGAGCCTTTGGTTCCAGATACCCTAGAGCCCCAGGAGCCAGAGATCCTGAGCTTCACCTACACAG GAGAAAGGAGTGAAGATGAGGAAGAGTTTCTGGAGCAAGATCTGAGTTTAGAGGATCTACATGCCTCTGTTTTAGGAGATCCAGAAATCCACCAGACTCCAGATTGGGAAATAGTCTTTGAAGACGATCCAGATGGACCTAATGAGAGAAGATTTGGTACAGATATTTCTCAAATGAATAGTTTCACGAGTATTCAGGAAACCATAGCTGCCCCCTCCCTGTTAGGGAGGCATCATGAGTGCTCTGTATGTGGGAAAAGTTTCACCTGCAACTCCCACCTTGTTAGACATctgagaactcacacaggagagaagccctataaATGTATGGAGTGTGGAAAAAGTTACACGCGGAGCTCACATCTTGCCAGGCACCAAAAGGTTCACAAACTAGGCAATGCTTATAAATTTCCCCTAAACCGGAAGAATTTGAATGTAACGTCCGCTGCAGTCCCAGCTCAGAAAGCTCCAGCTGTCGAGAAGCCCTATAGATGTGAGGATTGTGGCAAACACTTCCGCTGGACTTCTGATCTTGTTAGGCATCAGAGgacacacactggagaaaagccCTTCTTCTGTACTATTTGTGGCAAAAGCTTCAGCCAGAAATCCGTGCTAACAACGCACCAAAGAATCCACCTTGGAGGCAGGCCCTACCTGTGTGGGGAGTGCGGAGAGGACTTCAGTGACCACCGGCGGTACCTGGCCCACCGGAAGACACACGCTGCCGAGGAGGTCTATCTCTGTAGCGAGTGTGGGCACTGCTTCAACCATGGTGCTGCGTTTGCTAAGCACCTAAGGGGACATGCCTCCGTGAGGCCCTGCCGatgcaatgaatgtgggaaaaGCTTCAACCGGAGGGACCACCTCGTCCGGCATCAGAGAACACACACTGGCGAGAAACCGTTCACGTGCCCTACCTGTGGGAAGAGCTTCAGCAGAGGCTATCACTTAATCAGGCATCAGAGGACCCACTCAGACAAGACCTCCTAG